AGGCCCAGTACTGGATagccttttctttcttcatcATGTATGTCATTGCCGTCCTGGGAAATGTCATTGTTCTCTTCATTATATACAATGATCTGAGCCTGCATGAGCCTATGTACCTCTTCCTGGCCATGCTGGCAGTCACTGACCTGGTCCTGTCCACATCCACCCtgcccaaaatgctgagcatcttctggctGGGCTCCAGGGAGATTGGGTTCCatgcctgcctcacccagatgttcttTGTCCACACCTTCTTGTCAGTGGAGTCGGGCATACTCATGGCCATGGCCTTGGATCGGTATGTGGCAATCTGCTGCCCCCTCCGGCACTCCAGCATCCTGTCCGTCCCAGCCATAGTGACAATGGGGAGCCTGGTGCTGGCACGTGGGGTCCTTCTGGTGAGCCCCTTCTCCCTCCTTGTCCTCAGGCTGCCCTTCTGCCAGCGCTGCCTCATCTCCCACTCATACTGCGAGCACATGGCCGTGGTGAAGCTGGTGTGTGGGGATGCTACAGTCAGTGTCATTTACGGCCTGTTCGTGGCTTTTATGGTGGGGGGGGTTGACCTGTTTGTCATCACTGTGTCCTATGCTATGATCCTCCAGGCCGTACTGAGAGTCCCGT
The nucleotide sequence above comes from Caretta caretta isolate rCarCar2 chromosome 1, rCarCar1.hap1, whole genome shotgun sequence. Encoded proteins:
- the LOC125631182 gene encoding olfactory receptor 52R1-like, which produces MSCLNTSTHSHPATFLLVGIPGLQEAQYWIAFSFFIMYVIAVLGNVIVLFIIYNDLSLHEPMYLFLAMLAVTDLVLSTSTLPKMLSIFWLGSREIGFHACLTQMFFVHTFLSVESGILMAMALDRYVAICCPLRHSSILSVPAIVTMGSLVLARGVLLVSPFSLLVLRLPFCQRCLISHSYCEHMAVVKLVCGDATVSVIYGLFVAFMVGGVDLFVITVSYAMILQAVLRVPCTDTRLKAFSTCTSHLCVILSLYIPGLFTFLTHRFGHNVPDYVHILAANLYLLMPPMLNPVVYGVKNKQIRERVLHIFNQKGIRAVCACLI